Below is a genomic region from Actinomadura sp. NAK00032.
AAGTAGTGGGCGCAGATGCGCACCAACGCCAGCCGTGCCGCCGCCGGACGATCGCCGTACGGGTTCGCGGCGCCCCTCGTCTCCCCGGACAGGACGGCGTCCTCCCAGGCGCACCAGTCGGCCGCGACCTGCTCCCGCATGGAGGCGTCGGGATGCTCCATCAGGCGCGCGTAGGCGGCGGTGATCTCGCCGCCGGTCCGGGCGCCGGGCGCCCGCGCGGCGAACCGCTCCCACTGCTCGGGGAAGAAGCGTCCGACTCCCCGGTAGAGCCAGTCGATCTCCGACCGGCGCGTGGTCGTGACGCTCGCAATGACGATCTCCGACACATGCTCCGGGTACTGCTCGGCGTAGGCGAGCAGGAGCGTGGAGCCCCACGAACCGCCATGAAGCAGCCAGCGGTCGATGCCGAGGTGCTCGCGGAGCCGTTCCATGTCGTCGACCAGATGCCACGTGGTGTTGTGCTCCAGGCCGGTCTCCGGGTCGCTCGCGTGCGGGGTGCTGCGCCCGCAGCCGCGCTGGTCGAACAGGACGACCCGGTAGCGCTCGGGGTCGAACGGGCGGCGCATGCCGGGGCGGCATCCCGACCCGGGACCGCCGTGGACGACGAGCGCCGGCTTGCCCCGGGGATTGCCGCTGACCTCCCAGTACACCCGGTGACCGGCGCCGACATCGAGCATTCCCGTCTCGTGGGGCGCACGCTCAGGATGCATCTGCTCCGCTTCCGTCGATTCCGTGTTCGGACGAGTGCGGGCGGTCGGCGATCGCCATTGCCCAGTCGTAGAACGCCGCCGGTTCGCCGAGTTCCTCTTGGACGGCCCGGTCGACGATCGGGGCATTGGCGGCATTGAGGAGGTCGAACAGGCCGAGATAGGCCCACTCCCACACCATCGCGTCGAAGTTGTAGGCGTGCATCAGCGGAGTGAGGCGCCGCCGGATCTCGGCGACTTCCCGCGAGG
It encodes:
- the pip gene encoding prolyl aminopeptidase, giving the protein MHPERAPHETGMLDVGAGHRVYWEVSGNPRGKPALVVHGGPGSGCRPGMRRPFDPERYRVVLFDQRGCGRSTPHASDPETGLEHNTTWHLVDDMERLREHLGIDRWLLHGGSWGSTLLLAYAEQYPEHVSEIVIASVTTTRRSEIDWLYRGVGRFFPEQWERFAARAPGARTGGEITAAYARLMEHPDASMREQVAADWCAWEDAVLSGETRGAANPYGDRPAAARLALVRICAHYFSHGAWLDEGVLLREADRLAGIPGVLVHGRLDMGGPLGTAWKLSRAWPGSELIVVEDAGHLGSAAVRGHVVEALDAFAAGAA